A window of Bradyrhizobium sp. AZCC 1610 contains these coding sequences:
- a CDS encoding tetratricopeptide repeat protein: MRRQSSHAGSLARFLSSAALTAVLAAGLGGCQTMSDITGSLTSSSPKAQAAPEDPRRAVEVYGERHRANPKDAEAALGYGQALRATGQRAQAVAVLEQATIAHSGNKALLAAYGRALADNGNSQAAFDVLSRAHSPANPDWRILSVQGTTLDKMGKHEEARRYYATALKIVPEEPSVLSNLGLSYMLTRELPQAEETLRRAYSNPRADARVRQNLALVVGLQGRFAEAETIAKGDLPADEATANVAYLREMLSRKDSPRNGGKTVPVAALNRPD, encoded by the coding sequence ATGCGTCGACAGTCCAGCCATGCCGGGTCTCTCGCCCGGTTCCTCTCCTCCGCGGCCCTGACAGCGGTTCTCGCCGCAGGCCTTGGCGGCTGCCAGACCATGTCCGACATAACGGGGTCGCTGACTTCATCGTCCCCCAAGGCGCAAGCCGCTCCCGAAGATCCGCGCCGCGCGGTCGAGGTTTACGGCGAACGACATCGGGCCAATCCCAAGGATGCCGAGGCGGCATTGGGATACGGCCAGGCGCTCCGCGCCACCGGCCAGCGCGCGCAGGCCGTCGCCGTGCTTGAACAGGCCACCATCGCCCATTCCGGCAACAAGGCGCTGCTTGCCGCTTACGGCCGCGCGCTCGCCGACAACGGCAATTCGCAGGCGGCCTTCGACGTGCTCAGCCGCGCCCATTCGCCCGCTAATCCCGACTGGCGCATTCTTTCGGTGCAGGGCACCACTCTCGACAAGATGGGCAAGCACGAGGAGGCCCGCCGCTATTACGCGACCGCGCTGAAGATCGTGCCGGAAGAGCCGTCGGTGCTGTCCAATCTCGGTCTCTCCTACATGCTGACGCGGGAATTGCCGCAGGCCGAGGAAACGCTGCGGCGCGCCTATTCCAATCCCCGCGCCGACGCAAGGGTGCGGCAGAACCTGGCGCTCGTAGTCGGTCTGCAGGGCCGCTTCGCGGAAGCCGAAACCATCGCCAAGGGCGATCTGCCCGCCGACGAGGCGACCGCCAATGTGGCTTACTTGCGGGAAATGCTGAGCCGCAAGGACAGCCCGCGCAATGGCGGCAAGACCGTGCCGGTCGCAGCCCTCAATCGGCCCGACTGA
- a CDS encoding type II secretion system F family protein, with the protein MIEFLIAKLHDARFMTMLLAAVAASATAYTLIMPLFAGEGLAKRMKAVASERERLRQRERDRLAKSEKVSLRQTPKQLVSKVVEDFNLTKWLAQEAARDKLIMAGYRGHAPYVTFLFARAVTPIVLFLGAALYVFVITHMDKSLSIKLGICIAAAYLGLQAPMLFLKNAISKRQLSIKRAFPDALDLLLICIESGMSVEVAFRKVSVEIAGQSIALSEEFSLTTAELSYLQDRKVAYENLAKRTGLEGVKSVCLALMQSERYGTPLGQSLRVMAQENRDMRMNEAEKKAAALPPKLTVPMILFFLPCLFIVILGPSYIKLQMLP; encoded by the coding sequence ATGATTGAGTTTCTCATCGCCAAACTCCACGACGCGCGGTTCATGACCATGCTGCTCGCCGCCGTCGCGGCGAGCGCGACTGCTTACACGCTGATCATGCCGCTGTTTGCCGGCGAAGGCCTCGCCAAGCGCATGAAGGCGGTCGCCAGCGAGCGCGAACGGCTCCGGCAGCGCGAGCGCGACCGCCTCGCCAAATCGGAAAAGGTGTCGCTGCGGCAAACCCCGAAGCAACTCGTTTCCAAGGTGGTGGAAGACTTCAACCTGACCAAGTGGCTGGCGCAGGAAGCCGCCCGCGACAAGCTAATCATGGCCGGCTACCGCGGCCACGCGCCCTATGTCACGTTCCTGTTCGCCCGCGCGGTGACGCCGATCGTGCTGTTTCTCGGCGCGGCCCTCTACGTGTTCGTGATCACGCACATGGACAAGTCGCTGTCGATCAAGCTCGGCATTTGCATCGCCGCGGCCTATCTCGGACTGCAGGCGCCGATGCTGTTCCTGAAGAACGCCATCAGCAAGCGCCAGCTCTCCATCAAGCGCGCCTTTCCGGACGCGCTCGACCTGCTGTTGATCTGCATCGAGTCCGGCATGTCGGTCGAAGTCGCCTTCCGCAAGGTCTCCGTCGAGATCGCGGGGCAGTCGATCGCGCTGTCGGAGGAATTCTCGCTGACCACGGCCGAATTGTCCTACCTGCAGGATCGCAAGGTGGCTTACGAGAACCTCGCCAAGCGCACCGGCCTCGAGGGCGTGAAATCGGTCTGCCTGGCGCTGATGCAGTCGGAACGCTACGGCACGCCGCTCGGCCAGAGCCTGCGCGTGATGGCGCAGGAAAACCGCGACATGCGGATGAACGAGGCCGAGAAGAAAGCGGCCGCGCTGCCGCCGAAGCTCACCGTGCCGATGATCCTGTTCTTCCTGCCATGCCTGTTCATCGTCATTCTCGGACCGAGCTACATCAAGCTCCAGATGTTACCCTAA